ggaggcaggaggcTTGGACAGCAGCCCTTTGCTTACCAGCATGGAAGTACTCCAATATTTTAACAATGATATGGCCATACCAGTGAGTACTGATACCAGCACTGCCCGCAGCTGCCACCAGGACCTCCCTTTGCCCAGCCTGTGCCTTCAACCTGTCTGTGGGTTctgctgccttccctccccctccccaagcaAATGTCCTTTAGCAACTCTGCCCTTTAAGGCTGCCCTTGAAAGTCAATGAAGTTCCTGAACCAGGACTCAAAGAGAAGGCCCAGTCCCAGTTCTGCTTCTCTTCTCATGGGACTTGAGCAAGTCCCTTTGTCTCTCTAagtcttgttttctcatctgtaaaatgggctaataTCCATGCTTTCCAACCTACAGGGTGATGGTGTGTATCAAATGATCACATGCATGTGGAGGTGCCCCGTAAGGTGCTTCTCAGATGTCACTATTTTGTTCTGAGGGCACCTGTGTGAAAACTTtgagggaagaagacagaaaatacagTGTATCCTCCTCCATTCCTCTTGGGACGGTCTTGCTTTCATCTCTGAAGGACAGCAGAGGACAAAGCCTGACCCTGCCCACCCTGGCAGCAGGAGAAGGAGTAATTTGACGGCCCACCACCATTTAGAACACTTGTACCACCATCACCATATATCAGGGAGGGCTCCCTGAAGGAGGGAAGAGATTGGATAGAGGGCTTAACAAGGGGGCATAAGAAGCCGGAAGAAccgcacaagcaggaaagggggtcTTCTGTACACCTCACCCACCCCCAGAGCCAGTTGGAGGGTTCAATTCCTGGCGCCATCCCACTCTCTTTTGCCCCATGACCTTGGCAGTTACTTATCCCGAGTCTCCATTTTTCCCTAGTAAAGTAGGAGTAACAAATAATATCTGCCTCATAGCCTTCATAATATAGTCATAatctgtgaagattaaatgaaataatatgtatgtaaagcacttagcacatggGTGACGTACAGCAAGTCTCAATAAATGAGAGCTCTTAATGAAAGTATGCCCACCCCAGATCACCCtgcaaaagctgaagacagaggagtaTGTCCAACAGAAGAGGGAGCTCCTAGCTCTCTATCGGAACCAGGACCGGGAGGCCCCACGCACCAggccctcctcaccttccccggAGGACTCTCAGAGCAGCGCAGAGGGGAGGTAAGACCCACAGGGACCACAAGTCTCTCAAAGTAGGGGGActgcaggcagggagagaggggagaggaaccCACACAGCAGAGAAGTGGCAACACAGCTTCTGGGGACGTTGGAAATAGACAGAGGAACCCAGGCTACGGGTTAGAGTGGAACAGGTTGGCACTAGTCAACAGTTGCCAGGGTgacagaaacagacacaagaGATGCAAGTTCCTTGAGAGGAGCAGGCTCCCCAGGCCAGGGATGGAGAGTGAGAGCCAGTATGGGATTTGCAGAATGTCGCAGCTGCAAGGATCCAGAGAGGGCGAGAGGTTCGTTCACAGGAACACATCTGTTCAGCAGCATGGTTAAGGAGAAGAAAGATCCATCACTGGGGGATTGCCTCAGGGGAGCTCAGGAACCCTTCAGCAGATAGCTGAGCACCTGCTTGGTACAAGGTCCTGAGCCAGGTGCTGTGGCTAAAATACCTTagaggagcttacagtctagccAGCAAGATGAGAAAATAATCGTGCAGTGTAAAGGTGGTACCGAAGTAAGTTTGGAGGAGGGGCTGTTTCTGGATAGGAAGATCAAGGGAAAATTCCTGGGCTTGAACTTGACCCCTCAGCACCCGACTCTGACCATTTACTCTTCCTATAAATTGTAGGACTCCAGAGTTCTCAACCGTCATCCCCCAGCTGGTGGTGACAGAAGACGTGGATGAAGAGCCTCTGTTGGTACCAGATGATACTTCAGACTCTGGCTATGGGACCCTGATCCCAGGCTCCCCCAAGGGGCCCCATTCTGTGAGCCGTCTACGCCCACAGGCCCTTAGGCGTGACCCTCGTCTCACCTTCTCCACCCTGGACCTCCGAGATGTTCCTTTGCGCCCTCAACCTCCCAACCCCCAAGCCCCCCAACGCCAAAGCGCCCCTGAACTGCCAGGGGAAGGTATCCAAAGAGGAAGCAGCCTTCCCAGGAGAGATCCACCAACCTGGTCTGAAGAAGAAGACGGGACCTCAGTAGATGGGAATGTGGTAGCAGAAACGCTGCATAGGGCCCGACTTCGGAGACAGctccccccatccccaacccACACTGACTCTGCTGGGGAAAGCCCCTGGGAGTCCTCAGGGGATGAAGAAGAAGGGCCCCTCTTCCTGAGACCTGACTGCACCCCCTCCCCTCGCCCTCTCCGGGCTGAGGACATGCTCAGAGAGATCCGGGAAGAACTGGCCAGCCAGAGGATTGAGGGCATCCCCGAGCCTCGGAGGAACAACAGGCCTCAGAAGCTGACCCGGGTCCAACTGCGGAGAATGCGTGGGCCCCACATCATTCAGCTGGACACCCCCCTGTCCACATCGTAAGTGCTGAAGGGAAGGTGgcctgggagggggtggagaagCCAGTATGGAGTGAGAGGGGTACCAAAGATGTCAGTGGGGACAGAGTATAGGAGGGCAATACCGGAGCAGGGGCCATGGCAAGGAAGGGTACTTAGCCTCACTCTTCACCCCACATCTGACTTCGCCTAACACCCACCTCCTTTCTTTTCAGAGAGGTGTGAGGAACACTCAGGACCTTTGGCATTTCTCCCGGAGGAAATCTCTCCCCACGAGTGCTGgtcaccaccccacccctggaCTCTACCTCAAGGACCACACTTCCCAATAAGAAGCCTGGCCCGGGCACCATGCCCTTCCTGCTCTGAGGGTTTTGGGATCAAGTGCTGTACATTTTTGTACCATAGACATACCAGAGCCCCACATAAAGTTGTACATAAAAATGACCGCCTGGTCATTACTAGATAAGGGCGGGAAGAAAGAGAACCTGATGAGGAAGGGGTCAGAGAGTGAGCACAGGCTGCTCCTTTGTCGGCTGGTATCATGGTGGTGGGGTACCTGGCCCAAGCTCAGGGCTTTTCCCAGCCCACCCCCATCAGGATCGCAGTCTCTGCCCCAGCCTCCCACACCCACCACTCAGAAGGACCACCCCGTCCAGGAGCAGAGCTTTAATTCCAGAGTTTTAGTGTATTTACAAAAGTCCACAGCTCCTGCTGGCCGCCCCATTGTTCTGTGCCTGCCCCTGCCTTCGGACAGGTCAGCTCACCCTGTGCTTGTccaggcagggggcagaggcGTGCCCAGTTTCTATTAGTGTAACATAATTGATAAAAAATGTTGCTTATCTACTGTGACAAGGGCCCAGGGATCACCCAGAGGCCCCGAAGCTGCGTTGCTGGGTTTTCCAAACCCAAAGTGGGTGATGAGGCATGGCGCCCCTCATCTCTACAACCACAAGCTGGGGCTCCTGGCACACTCAGCCTCTCTCAGGATCACACGCACACATCTGTCACACACACAAGGCTGACCCTCCGGCAGTGCTCCGAAAACGGAGAAAATTCTGTGTACACTGAGGGAGTAGCACCAAGTAGGTGGCTGCCAGCTCCTGCCTGCCCCTTCGTGTCCCTTGTCCAGAAAGAGGGGATCCGGAGGGCACCTCGCACCGTCCTTCTGGGCCGCCCCGCCTGTAGGCAGCGGTCCTCAGAGCAGGCCCCTCACGGGGCGGGGCGTGGCCTCACCGGAGGAGGCGGGGCGCGGGCGACAGGGAGGCGGGGGCGCACAGCGCCTCCTCGATGTCCTCCAGGCAGCCGAGCAGGTCCATGTCACGGAGCACGCGGCCCAGCAGCTCCAGCGTGGCTTCGCGTCGTGGCGTGCGTCGCCGCCAGGCCGCCAGCATGCTGTAGTGCGCCTCGCGCAGGCAGCGCCCGTTCTGCAGCTCCAGCCGCTCGATCTCGTGCTCGCTCAGCCCCAGCCGCCGCACGAACTCCTTCCAGCGCGACGGGGGCACGCCGTCCACCACCGCGTACAGCGTCGCCGGGTCGGCGGGATCCGCTGCGAGGAAGCCGGGCGGTGAGCCTCTGGCCGCGGAGGCGGCCCCGCCCGTCCCCTCTCGCGCACACGCCCTCCAGGAGctccacccacctgcccctgcaAGGAGCTCACCTTCTGGGCGTTGAGTGTGGGTGCTGTCCTCCCACTTCTGAACTGGGGTGGAGatggggctggaggctggagccGCGGAGAGGATGGGGCCAGCCCCCTGGTAGGGTGGAGCCATCTCTCTGGAGACGGATGCAGCCCTCAAATTAGCCCAGTCGCTAGGAGTGAAGGTGGGGCTGGGAGtgaaggtggggctgggggtgaagGTGGGGCTGGGGATGGGACTGAAGCCTGGACCTGTGGCCAGGGGCTGAGGCTCTCCCTGAAAGAGAGAAGGCACAGCGTTAGTGGAGGAGAGGACAAACAGCCCGAACCTTCTTTATTTCTGGAAGGGGGTTGGAATTAAGGGTGACCGAGGGTCATTTAGGTATTACAAGATTGTAATGGACAATCAGCGGGAAAGACTGGGGGTAGGTTCCTGGTTTCATCTTACCTCTTTTGTAGGTGTTGATTTCCCAcaaactgagaaaaaagaaaccaagcgTCACAAATTTCACTTCCTCTCTCAGCCCTGGCGCCCATACCGGGGCTGGCCCTGGGGACTTGTGGTGACATGCTTCAGGGCCAAAGTGGCCCCAGGGACAAGAGACCTACTGATGCATTATGACCTCTCACCAAGCCATCAGGGCCACCTCCTGCCAGCGGGGTCCTCAGAGCAAGCTAAGGGGACACTACCTCATTTCCCTCCATGCTGATCCCTCTCACCCACTCaaccccctcccacatcccccagCAGCAAGCTTTCCCCTCCCAAGGGCCCCACTCACCAATGGAGAAGAGCTTGGACTTCCGCCGTTGGTAGCGGCACATTAAACCAATGGAGAAGGATAAAACGCAAATGCCGAAGAAGATCACGAGAGGCAGCAGCACTGTGGTGCCTGGAGGCGAGGCAGATTGTGGTGAGAGgagaagggaagcaggaagggcAGGGCTGGCTGGGTAGGTGGAGGGGCAAGGATTAGGAGAGGGCAGGTGAGCATGGGAAGCTGGTTATTTCTCCTCACCTGGGTCCTGAGGGTCCTTAACAGTTTCCACAATGGGTACGCACAACTTCGTACACTCTGTGTTTTTCTTACAGCTGAAAGAAGAGATCGCACAGGTACGTAGGGGCCCTCCCCCAAGAGGAAGacaggggaaaaaggaaaaagaagaaaactccatactgttggAAATTTCTTTGCTTTCCAAACATTTTAGCTATCTCttgaaataatggaaattaaacCTCTCCTGACTCAGAGGAATGAAACGCAAGCCAATcacaaaatcatttccttttaaaattttttcaacgtttatttatttttgggacagagagagacagagcatgaacgggggaggggcagagagagagggagacacagaatcggaaacaggctccaggctctgagccatcaacccagagcccgacgcggggctcgaactcgtggaccgcgagatcgtgacctggctgaagtcggacgcttaaccgactgcgccacccaggcgccccaatcatttcCTTTTAGAATTGGAAGTAATCTCAAGGAGGCTGTGTAGAAAGAACTAATTCCAAGCAGTAAGGGGCAGGGTGTGAATTCCAGTCCATTCGTTGGCTGGCACTGTGACTCcaagcaagtcatttaacctgtaagcctcagtttgctcatcagTAAAGTAAGACCCTTACCCACCTGTCAGAATTGAGAAGTGAGATCATTATGCCTGGCATATAGGAAGCACTCGATAAATGGTGGCTGTCACTGAACTGTTGTGAGAATCCCATGGCAAAGAGAGGTTGGAGAGCTTTTTCTTGAGATGACATTGCTAGTGACAATCCCTGACTTTGTGGAAAGAGGGGTCAAACATgcatgtgaaaattttaaaaagacttattttGGGGGGCAGCCAGAGAACACTCTAGAACAAGCACATCTTCACCCCGCTGGAAGCTGTCACTGGGCAGCAGGAGTAATGAGAACTCCATGGGGGGCTAGAAGGAACTTGGGAAGGTCAATGCTCCGCAGGAAGAGGCGACCTCACAAACTCACAGTGAGAACCACATGGAATGAATGTAAAAGCTCTTTGAAGGAGAAAAGACACttagtagaaaaagaaaacaaataatttggtGTTACTTTATAGCTGTACAGCTTTGCCAAGTGGATGTCATTATCCTTACTTTAAAGGTAagaaaactaaggttcagagatgttaagtaacttgcccaaggtcacacataaGTGGCTAGGCTGAGATTTGAACTTGTAGAGCCCTCAGAGTTCCTTCTTTGCAAGCAAGTATGCAAGAACAGACCCTGTGGAGCCAAAAGAAGTGAGGAGGCCTGAACAGAGACTGGGGAAGAAATACCATACTGCCTCAAAGATGCCATCACTAAAAAGCACCATCATTTACatactacatacacacacagagctgCCAGTTAAACCATGATACATCATCAATTGTAAGATGCAGTCTGATTTCAGAGACATGAAAATGTGCGTCCTAGAATCCATGAACTATATGTAGTAGACCCTGTCACCTCAAAATCCGAATGTCTAAGTTCAAAGAACTGCAAGTCCGTGGAGTATGAGCCTCTATTCCCAAAGACTTCTTCAGATTTTAGGAACAATTCTGGCGGGGGGTCgggagggcaggaagaaggaCTGTCTGGTGTTTTGACACCAAGAGTCAACCAGTCAGTAAGAACCAGAGCATCCTGGGCTGTCTCCCTTGCCCTGCTGGTGGCTCTCACCTGCAGCCACCCCATTCGCCGCCCCACCCCAAGCCCCCTCACCCGATCCAGTGCCCAGCAGCCAGTGGAGATACTCACTTAACACAAGAGACGCATTCATTCCCTCTTAGAAAGAACCCCGCGTGGCAGGTGCATAcagtattctgtgtctccttgccTGTGGGGAGAGATACAATACAGCTAGAGGAGGGGCACCCTGCACCAAGGACCACAGGGAAAGctaggaggggcagggggcagatggCCAGAATGGTCCCACAGACTTcgggagtgggaaggagaggaagtgtGGGGTCAGGGGGCTGGGGTACAGAAAGGCAGAGGCCTTTCTCCTGAGACAGGGCCCACCCTGGGGCGGGGAGCGGGGCCGGGCTATGGAGAGCTGTGCTCACAGGAGATCTGCACCGTGCCGTTGAGGCAGAGGCTGCAGTTTAGGCACTGGAAATGGGTTTCACTCCAGTAATACCGGTACTGGTTCTTCCTGCAGCCACACACGGTGTCCCGGTACACTGTGCAAGGAGATATCTCCACCTGGTACATTTCtggaggggggaggagacagggtgtgagcacaacccccccccccccaccgtgtgtgtctttctctgtacacACGCCCACACCCCTGCACTCAATTATAAAAGCACATTCCTGTGTTTGCCCTCACACACAGACAGGCGAGCCCACTGCTCTAACACATCCGCCTGACATTCCATTTAGAGCCCTCACCACCTCCTGAGACTCACCTTTTCGGCATTTGGAGCAGCTAAGGCACTGTCTGAGGTAGTTCTCTGAAGCAGTAAATGTGCCATTTTCACATTCTCTGCAGTCCGTGTCCAGCCCTGGGCCCGCACAGTCATTGTACAGGTAGGTCCCTGTGATGGGGGATCAGTTAGGTTGCAGCGGGAGCTCAAGGAAGGAGCCCTATGCTAGAGAGAATAGCCAGGGCCACGCCTCTGAAGTcttaagagaggaaagaagggagaaaatccCAGCCCAGAAGAGGCAGCAAAGTTAGGAGCCTGGAGGTCAGAGATCCCCAAGTTCTAGAATatctggaaaaagcaaaggaagaaggaggacCCCGTAACTGAGGTGATTCACTGTTCCCACTTTCTCCTACCTTTGTGGCACTTCGTACAGCAAATGGAATTATCTTGAGGGTGAATATATTTTCCTTGGGGACATGGAATAGCTCTCTTCTCCCGGTCCCTGAGGTGAGGGACCAGTCCAGTAACCCTTAATGGGTATATTTCCACCAACAGAGCCAGAAGTACCTGGGGAAGAATCAGACAGAGGAGATCCTAtcaggagagggagggtgggaaccCTAGAGGTAGCAAGTTCAAAGCCTTCCCAGCTCAAGTCCTTTCTCAGTGGAACATTGCCCCCGGGCCATTCCTGCTCACACTGGATATCCTTCCTCTAAGCTTAGACAGCTGGCCCCATGTGATCTAGTGCTTAATTCTTCTCTAGTTGTTCTGTGTACTAATTTTTTTGTCCCTCCAAGTTAAGACTAGTAGACCCCAGGCCTGGACTgtattttatccttattttccCATAGCAGTTAACAGTGCTGGACACAGAGCGGGTGTTtaaggaatgtttttttttattgggaaCTGGTTACCTCAATTGGGGCCCTTCCAACAAGGAGCCTTAAGGATATTAAAGTGGTGTTTCTCCTTCTGAGTGCTATGTTCACAGTGTGTTCACTTTGTAAACATCCACAGAGGTGAGCAGTTAGATCTGTGCACTTTCCCGGATTGCGTAATTCCAGTAGAAAGGGTATGTTTATAAAATCAGattggagggggcacctgggtggctcagttggttaaagcgtcCAActagactcttggtttcggctcatgatctcacggttcacgccCCATatctgctctgcactgacagcaatggAGCCCGCTtagctgggattctctcttcctctctctctgcccctcccctatttgcgctctctctctctctttcaaaataaacaaacaaataaataaacaaataaataaattaaactttaaaaataaataaaatcagattgGAGTGGAAGTAAGTGACGTTTCTGTGGGCACCATTTGTAGGGAGTGGGCAAAAGGAAGAGTTTCTTTCTAAATCTGTATCAAAACCTCACTCAGGATTCTGCCCTCAGACCTCATGCTGCATCCCCTTCCACCACTAAATCTGCACAAATACCCCAGGTTGGCCAGGGCAAACGGGGAGGGCAGTAAAAGGGAAAGTTTCAGGGTGGGAATGAGGTAGGAGATTGACAAAGTTTAGGTCCAGGCAGGATTGGAAAAAGGCATGTAGGTTACATACAATGTATGTACCCAGAGGCTGGTGATCGGGCTCAGGTGACCATCAAGTCAGGAGCTGAGGATGGGCCGGGGTCCTGATGCCCTTTGCACACAGGGGCATTCTGAGAGGCACCTTTTACAGCCTCAGGGCAAGCCCTCAGCAGCTGAATCACTTGCCCAGTTCTGGCTTCAGAGCCAGGGACAGCAAAGCCAGGAGTCAGTGTTGAGCTCCAGCCTAGACTTTTTTCCTTGATCTCTTAATCAGCCTCTTTCTGGCTTTTCCTgggtcttgattttcttttttttccctctgctatAAGAGCTGCTTTATGTAAAGATAAGAGGATGTCCTCAAAGCATGTTAAAATTGGAGAAAAACAGACTAATCTGATCACAGAAACCCCAGTCCGAGacaggacagcacagagcccacagcccggtaggcaggcaggcaggtcGTGCTTGCCCTGAGTCACCCTCTGGGAGACACTGCAGCCTGGAAGCTGGAGCCTCAGCCACAATCAGAAGCCACACTGAGAAACAGAGCAGCGGCCAAGGCAGGGCTGCGCTCCCCTACTCAGAGAGCAGTCCCCTCCCTGAGCCACTCCAGCATGCTGTCTCCCCTGAACAAGACCGGGGCGTCCAGGGCCACAGGAATAATTCAGGGTGGTTATGGGAAGAACTTCCCAATCCTGAAATTGTGGCTCCTTTCCCCGAAGAGCTCTCAGGACCCAAGGTTACTGGCACTTGAAATTCCATGCAGGGCCCCCTCCTGCAGGAGCAAAGCCAACCGGCAGAGACAAAGTCAGGAAGAAAAACTGGGGGCTCCAgttctgcctccccccaccccccacagcatTGGTGGGGAGCCTTTCAGGGACCACAGGCCTGTGAGGAGTAAGCTTCCAAGgaaggacggagggagggagggagagaggctttCTCAAGCCTAGCATCCCCCTGCGTCTCCAGCACTTTGGGGGTTAAGTCAGATCCGGGAAAGAGAAATCTTTTCCCAGCAACTCCGCCCAGTGACtcaggccagggagggagggcatcTAGGGGAAGGGAGATAGAACCAGCAGCTTCCCCAGCTCCTCAAGGGTCATGAGTCAGCACGAAGGCTGAAGGGACCAGCCAGCAATGAGAACCCCATCTGAGCCCTTTCTCCTGTGGGCCAGGCTCTCCTTCCAACCCCCACTCGGAGCACActtcctccccccgccacccGCCCCTTCAAAAGAGTCGGCAACAGACCCCTGTCCCACTTGGCCCGCATATTTCGGGAAATGGCCCCCTCTCCCAATCCATCCCAAAGGGAAGTCTCCTCAACCCCTGGCTTCCTCCCAGCGGGTCACTACCCACCCCCACTGAGGGGCCACTCagctctttctccgcccctcagCATCCTTCCTTTAGACCAGGCCCCACCCgggctcctcctccccatccaACCAGTCCCCAACCGACCAGCCCTTTCCCTGGATTCTCACAGGAGGCCCCTGACACCCCCCCAGTTCCAAAAGGAAGTAAACTAAGGCTGCCCTCCCACCCGGGGTTCACTGCATTCCCACAGCCTGACTGATTCTGGCCAGTTGGATTGGGTTTGGGGACCTCCCTGGGGTCCCCAAATAATCCTTAGGAAATAAGGCCAGTTCTGAGTCTCCATAGCCCCTCCCTGCAAGTCCACTGGCAGCACAGGAAAAACTCCAGAGCCCTGAACGCCCACTTCCAGGAGTAAGGAGGCAGGCAAGAAGGGATGTAAGACAGCCAGCACTATTTCCCAGGTCTCTCATAGTCCCCAGCAGTGCCCCAGCCAGCCTGCTCTTGACCCCTCCTAGCCAGGGCCTCAGGCCCCCACCAGTCGGCACCAGCTGGCTCTGGGGAGCGTGTCCGTGTCCTTCTTAGCAGCTGCACCTTGCAGCTGAATTAGGAGGTGAGCTCTGAGAGCAAAGACCCTAGCCAGCCTGCACCTGTCGcctggagcaggggaagggcaggaagctGGGAGGTGCCTGGGGAGAGACAGTTGAGGGGGTGGCCCAGCACCCCTCCAACTCCCCCACAACTTCCGCTTGGGGAGACTTTAAAGTGAGACTTCCTGTACCAGGGCTGCAGAGGGGGCGGAGAGGATGAGAGCAGAGCGACCCTGTGGTCTAACCCTGACCCGGCACCTCATGACCTagctgtgcccttcccctgcattAATTTGTTCAcgaaattaaaatgtgtttgttcttttaatgTCAATCTTCGGGGAGCTTATGACAGCTTCTCCTCCAAGAGCTCGGTT
The Lynx canadensis isolate LIC74 chromosome B4, mLynCan4.pri.v2, whole genome shotgun sequence DNA segment above includes these coding regions:
- the TNFRSF1A gene encoding tumor necrosis factor receptor superfamily member 1A isoform X2 is translated as MGFPTVPGLLQPLVLLALLVEIYPLRVTGLVPHLRDREKRAIPCPQGKYIHPQDNSICCTKCHKGTYLYNDCAGPGLDTDCRECENGTFTASENYLRQCLSCSKCRKEMYQVEISPCTVYRDTVCGCRKNQYRYYWSETHFQCLNCSLCLNGTVQISCKETQNTVCTCHAGFFLRGNECVSCVNCKKNTECTKLCVPIVETVKDPQDPGTTVLLPLVIFFGICVLSFSIVCGKSTPTKEGEPQPLATGPGFSPIPSPTFTPSPTFTPSPTFTPSDWANLRAASVSREMAPPYQGAGPILSAAPASSPISTPVQKWEDSTHTQRPEADPADPATLYAVVDGVPPSRWKEFVRRLGLSEHEIERLELQNGRCLREAHYSMLAAWRRRTPRREATLELLGRVLRDMDLLGCLEDIEEALCAPASLSPAPRLLR
- the TNFRSF1A gene encoding tumor necrosis factor receptor superfamily member 1A isoform X1, whose translation is MGFPTVPGLLQPLVLLALLVEIYPLRVTGLVPHLRDREKRAIPCPQGKYIHPQDNSICCTKCHKGTYLYNDCAGPGLDTDCRECENGTFTASENYLRQCLSCSKCRKEMYQVEISPCTVYRDTVCGCRKNQYRYYWSETHFQCLNCSLCLNGTVQISCKETQNTVCTCHAGFFLRGNECVSCVNCKKNTECTKLCVPIVETVKDPQDPGTTVLLPLVIFFGICVLSFSIGLMCRYQRRKSKLFSIVCGKSTPTKEGEPQPLATGPGFSPIPSPTFTPSPTFTPSPTFTPSDWANLRAASVSREMAPPYQGAGPILSAAPASSPISTPVQKWEDSTHTQRPEADPADPATLYAVVDGVPPSRWKEFVRRLGLSEHEIERLELQNGRCLREAHYSMLAAWRRRTPRREATLELLGRVLRDMDLLGCLEDIEEALCAPASLSPAPRLLR